A region of Argentina anserina chromosome 5, drPotAnse1.1, whole genome shotgun sequence DNA encodes the following proteins:
- the LOC126795235 gene encoding uncharacterized protein LOC126795235: MSTPVRKPHTSTADLLTWSETPIADSPALSSSAARSASRPHQPSDGIRKVVFGGQVTDEEVESLNKRKPCSGYKMKEMTGSGIFAGGADDEASEPGSANPTPNSKPGIRLYQQAVAGISHISFGEEEGVAPKKPTTIAEVAKLRELSGTLETEAEAEARLKKQLSDSKYKELSGHDIFAPPPEIVPRETTAPRQLALKGSIQIGEPTTPVYESAKVSKPGGGQINVIPGEEPVSKTAKKIYEKKFSELSGNDIFKGDVPPSSAEKPLSVAKLREMSGSNIFADGKAEAREYLGGVRKPPGGESSIALV; encoded by the exons ATGAGCACTCCGGTCAGAAAGCCCCACACGTCCACCGCGGATCTGCTCACCTGGTCCGAGACCCCGATTGCCGACTCCCCCGCCCTCTCCTCCTCCGCGGCCCGCTCCGCTTCGAGGCCTCACCAG CCGTCGGATGGGATCAGGAAAGTGGTGTTTGGCGGTCAGGTGACGGATGAGGAGGTCGAGAGCTTGAATAAACG AAAGCCTTGTTCAGGGTACAAGATGAAGGAGATGACGGGGAGTGGCATTTTTGCTGGTGGAGCAGATGATGAAGCTTCAGAACCTGGCAGTGCTAATCCTACACCAAATAGCAAACCCGGAATCCGACTGTACCAG CAAGCGGTTGCTGGAATCAGTCATATCTCATTTGGTGAGGAAGAGGGTGTTGCTCCTAAAAAGCCTACTACAATTGCTGAAGTTGCAAAGCTGCGAGAGCTGAGTGGAACCTTGGAAACTGAGGCAGAGGCAGAGGCAAGGCTGAAGAAGCAGCTTTCAGACTCTAAATATAAGGAGCTCAGTGGGCATGACATATTTGCACCTCCTCCTGAAATTGTACCAAGGGAAACTACCGCTCCACGACAACTGGCCTTGAAAGGAAGCATTCAAATAGGAGAACCTACTACACCTGTATATGAGTCTGCTAAAGTGTCTAAA CCTGGTGGGGGTCAGATCAATGTTATACCAGGTGAGGAACCTGTGTCCAAGACGGCAAAGAAGATTTATGAGAAGAAATTTTCTGAGCTGTCAGGAAACGATATATTCAAGGGCGATGTTCCTCCGTCCTCTGCTGAGAAACCATTGAGTGTGGCAAAACTGCGGGAGATGAGTGGCAGCAACATCTTTGCCGACGGGAAGGCAGAGGCTCGAGAATACTTGGGTGGCGTACGCAAACCTCCTGGTGGTGAGAGCAGCATTGCCTTGGTTTAA